One genomic window of Citrobacter sp. Marseille-Q6884 includes the following:
- the purH gene encoding bifunctional phosphoribosylaminoimidazolecarboxamide formyltransferase/IMP cyclohydrolase, with amino-acid sequence MQQRRPVRRALLSVSDKAGIIEFAQALSARGVELLSTGGTARLLAEKGLPVTEVSDYTGFPEMMDGRVKTLHPKVHGGILGRRGQDDGIMEQHGIAPIDMVVVNLYPFAQTVAREGCSLEDAVENIDIGGPTMVRSAAKNHKDVAIVVKSSDYDAIIKEMDANDGSLTLDTRFDLAIKAFEHTAAYDSMIANYFGSMVPAYHGESKEAAGRFPRTLNLNFIKKQDMRYGENSHQQAAFYIEENVKEASVATAQQVQGKALSYNNIADTDAALECVKEFNEPACVIVKHANPCGVAVSTSILDAYDRAYKTDPTSAFGGIIAFNRELDAGTAQAIISRQFVEVIIAPSATEDALKITAAKQNVRVLTCGQWAQRVPGLDFKRVNGGLLVQDRDLGMVTEGELRVVSKRQPTEQELRDALFCWKVAKFVKSNAIVYAKENMTIGIGAGQMSRVYSAKIAGIKAADEGLEVKGSAMASDAFFPFRDGIDAAAAVGVSCVIQPGGSIRDDEVIAAADEHGIAMIFTDMRHFRH; translated from the coding sequence ATGCAACAACGTCGTCCAGTCCGCCGCGCTCTGCTCAGTGTTTCTGACAAAGCGGGTATTATCGAATTCGCTCAGGCACTTTCCGCACGTGGTGTGGAGCTGCTGTCTACAGGTGGTACCGCTCGCCTGTTAGCAGAGAAAGGCCTGCCAGTGACCGAAGTTTCCGATTACACCGGTTTCCCGGAAATGATGGATGGACGTGTGAAGACCCTGCATCCAAAAGTACACGGCGGCATTCTTGGTCGTCGCGGCCAGGATGACGGAATAATGGAACAGCACGGTATCGCGCCAATCGATATGGTGGTTGTTAACCTGTACCCGTTCGCCCAGACCGTAGCCCGTGAAGGCTGCTCGCTGGAAGATGCCGTCGAGAATATCGATATCGGCGGCCCGACCATGGTGCGCTCCGCTGCAAAGAATCACAAAGACGTTGCCATCGTGGTGAAGAGCAGCGACTACGACGCCATTATTAAAGAGATGGATGCCAACGACGGTTCTCTGACCCTCGACACCCGTTTTGACCTCGCGATCAAAGCCTTCGAACATACTGCCGCTTATGACAGCATGATTGCCAACTACTTCGGCAGCATGGTTCCGGCCTATCATGGCGAAAGCAAAGAAGCCGCTGGCCGTTTCCCGCGTACGCTTAACCTGAACTTCATTAAGAAGCAGGATATGCGCTACGGCGAGAACAGCCACCAGCAGGCTGCCTTCTATATAGAAGAGAATGTAAAAGAAGCCTCTGTCGCCACCGCGCAGCAGGTACAGGGCAAAGCGCTCTCCTATAACAATATCGCCGATACCGATGCAGCGCTGGAATGCGTGAAAGAGTTCAACGAGCCCGCGTGTGTGATCGTTAAACACGCCAACCCGTGCGGCGTGGCAGTAAGCACCTCGATTCTCGACGCCTATGACCGTGCGTACAAAACCGACCCAACTTCCGCATTCGGCGGCATCATCGCGTTCAACCGCGAGCTGGATGCAGGAACGGCGCAGGCCATCATCTCCCGTCAGTTTGTTGAAGTGATCATCGCCCCCTCCGCCACTGAAGACGCACTGAAAATTACTGCTGCCAAACAGAATGTTCGCGTCCTGACCTGTGGCCAGTGGGCACAGCGTGTACCGGGCCTGGATTTCAAACGCGTTAACGGTGGCCTGCTGGTTCAGGATCGTGACCTGGGTATGGTGACCGAAGGGGAACTGCGCGTGGTTTCCAAACGTCAGCCGACCGAACAGGAGCTGCGTGATGCGCTGTTCTGCTGGAAAGTCGCGAAGTTCGTAAAATCCAACGCCATTGTTTACGCCAAAGAGAACATGACCATTGGGATAGGCGCAGGCCAGATGAGCCGTGTTTACTCCGCGAAGATTGCCGGGATTAAAGCAGCGGACGAAGGCCTGGAAGTCAAAGGTTCTGCCATGGCCTCTGACGCCTTCTTCCCGTTCCGCGATGGTATTGATGCCGCTGCTGCTGTGGGTGTGAGCTGTGTTATCCAGCCAGGCGGTTCCATCCGTGATGATGAGGTGATTGCCGCCGCCGATGAACACGGTATTGCGATGATCTTTACCGATATGCGCCACTTCCGCCATTAA